A genome region from Mycobacterium florentinum includes the following:
- a CDS encoding NAD-binding protein, which yields MGELFQFHREIIVSGDDPLSKTIAEELRGAGARIIKINTAADLLGAGVHRARAVVCAGPNDAVNLEIALLAREYSPDVRVVARLANDVLREAVTSVNGPGAILDVADLAAPSLVEAVLSRNAHQFDTAGIEFVVWGSEAPYNATLREIYADLAPVAVVHGKNSPAPGEVVPCPGRDLQVYAGDWTSMIGVKDELEARGITVPPATATRSRHSRVRRAIDAARAMRDDVNPLLFPSLAFALFLTLGSTAVEHFAYQHQRMSWIDALYFTSETITTVGYGEFGFGQESLFLRLFNVGLMFGGAIVTAILVAFLADLMLSRRFVQTAGLRRARHMRDHIVVIGLGSIGVRVVSDLTTAGYDVLVIEPNVNNRFLSTVAELDVPVIFGDSAMRQTLESARVDRARGVAVVTQDDMENIETGIVLLEILGSDTKVPIVMRVQGRALGTAVNRRFGFENVRSIVDLAAPWFIGAAMGLQVLGTFWVGQRSFMVGGMLVAAGSELDGLRMVDLSTQVRVIAITRPEGPVRLRPRRDALLKAGDTVYVIGPYRELIATLRKGQPPPLTAVNGERAMTLAAARSAHRPDARPPRWAPDLEA from the coding sequence ATGGGCGAGCTCTTTCAATTCCATCGCGAAATCATCGTCAGCGGCGACGACCCGCTGTCGAAGACGATCGCCGAGGAACTAAGGGGTGCGGGTGCGCGGATCATCAAGATCAACACCGCCGCCGATCTTCTGGGCGCCGGGGTCCATCGCGCGCGCGCCGTCGTCTGCGCTGGACCCAATGACGCGGTGAACCTCGAAATCGCGTTACTGGCACGGGAATACAGTCCGGATGTCCGCGTGGTGGCACGTCTGGCCAACGACGTGCTACGCGAAGCGGTGACCTCGGTCAACGGCCCCGGCGCGATCTTGGACGTCGCCGACCTCGCGGCACCATCCCTCGTCGAGGCAGTGCTGTCGCGTAACGCGCATCAGTTCGACACAGCCGGTATCGAATTCGTCGTCTGGGGATCCGAGGCGCCTTATAACGCGACGCTGCGCGAGATCTACGCCGACCTGGCTCCGGTGGCGGTGGTCCACGGCAAGAACTCACCCGCCCCCGGCGAGGTGGTGCCATGCCCCGGACGGGATCTGCAGGTCTACGCCGGCGACTGGACCTCGATGATCGGCGTCAAAGACGAATTGGAAGCCCGCGGGATCACGGTGCCCCCCGCGACCGCGACGCGCTCGCGTCACTCCCGGGTGCGGCGCGCCATCGATGCCGCGCGCGCCATGCGCGACGACGTGAACCCGCTGCTTTTCCCCTCGTTGGCCTTCGCGCTGTTCCTCACTCTCGGCTCCACTGCCGTGGAACACTTCGCCTATCAGCATCAGCGGATGTCGTGGATCGATGCGCTGTACTTCACCTCCGAGACGATCACGACCGTGGGCTACGGCGAATTCGGTTTCGGCCAGGAGTCCCTATTCCTGCGACTGTTCAACGTCGGGCTGATGTTCGGTGGTGCGATCGTCACCGCCATCCTCGTCGCGTTTCTCGCCGACCTGATGCTGTCCCGCCGCTTCGTCCAGACGGCCGGGCTGCGCCGGGCACGCCATATGCGCGACCACATCGTCGTGATCGGGCTGGGCTCGATTGGCGTCCGCGTCGTCAGCGATCTGACGACCGCCGGATACGACGTCCTCGTCATCGAGCCGAACGTGAACAACCGTTTTCTGTCTACCGTGGCCGAGCTGGACGTGCCGGTGATTTTCGGAGATTCGGCGATGCGCCAGACGCTGGAATCGGCCCGTGTCGATCGCGCCCGCGGAGTGGCGGTGGTGACCCAGGATGACATGGAAAACATCGAGACCGGGATCGTCTTGCTGGAGATCTTGGGATCCGACACCAAGGTGCCGATCGTCATGCGCGTTCAAGGCCGCGCGCTGGGCACCGCCGTGAATCGGCGGTTCGGTTTTGAAAACGTGCGGTCGATCGTCGACCTGGCGGCCCCGTGGTTCATCGGCGCGGCGATGGGCCTGCAGGTGCTGGGCACGTTTTGGGTTGGGCAGCGCTCCTTCATGGTCGGCGGAATGCTCGTGGCGGCGGGCAGCGAGCTCGATGGCCTGCGGATGGTCGACTTGTCCACCCAGGTGCGGGTCATCGCGATCACTCGACCGGAAGGGCCTGTTCGGCTGCGCCCCCGCCGCGACGCCCTGCTGAAGGCCGGCGACACCGTCTACGTCATCGGCCCGTACCGCGAGTTGATCGCGACACTGCGCAAGGGCCAGCCCCCGCCGCTGACCGCCGTCAACGGTGAGCGCGCAATGACGCTGGCCGCGGCACGTTCGGCGCACCGGCCGGACGCGCGCCCGCCGCGATGGGCGCCCGACCTGGAGGCTTGA
- the mtf2 gene encoding fatty-acid O-methyltransferase Mtf2 gives MWTIKAKFIQFIYQYFYPYLTRRLRSDDVLFLNYGYEEDPPMGVPLSAADEHDRYFIQLYHRTATQVDLAGKRVLEVGCGHGGGASYLMRTVHPACYTGLDLNPVGIAFCQKRHHLDGLEFVKGDAEHLPFPDQSFDAVINIESSHLYREFPRFLDEVGRVLRPGGHFLYADFRFADTVAGWEAQLANAPMAELSHTTINEQVVRGMERNSQWWVRAVDRLVPAVLHRWLLVNGYVLVWRVYQDMQSGGSTDYRMYCFAKA, from the coding sequence ATTTGGACGATTAAAGCGAAATTCATCCAGTTCATTTACCAATATTTCTATCCATACTTGACTCGTCGGCTTCGTTCGGACGATGTGTTGTTCCTCAATTACGGGTACGAGGAAGATCCGCCGATGGGCGTGCCGCTATCGGCTGCCGACGAGCACGACCGGTACTTTATCCAGCTCTACCACCGCACCGCGACCCAGGTCGACCTGGCCGGCAAGCGGGTGCTGGAGGTCGGTTGTGGCCACGGCGGCGGAGCCTCCTACCTGATGCGTACCGTGCATCCGGCCTGCTACACCGGACTGGACTTGAATCCGGTCGGCATCGCGTTCTGCCAAAAAAGGCACCATCTCGACGGCCTGGAATTCGTGAAAGGCGACGCCGAGCATCTGCCTTTCCCCGACCAATCATTCGACGCGGTGATCAATATCGAGTCCTCGCATCTCTACCGCGAGTTTCCGCGTTTCCTCGATGAGGTGGGCCGTGTGCTGCGCCCGGGAGGGCATTTCTTGTATGCCGACTTCCGCTTCGCTGACACCGTTGCCGGGTGGGAAGCGCAACTGGCCAATGCGCCGATGGCCGAGCTTTCCCACACGACGATCAATGAGCAGGTCGTGCGCGGCATGGAGAGAAATTCGCAGTGGTGGGTACGCGCGGTCGATCGCCTCGTGCCGGCAGTGCTGCACAGGTGGCTCTTGGTCAACGGCTACGTGCTCGTGTGGCGGGTCTACCAGGACATGCAAAGCGGCGGATCCACCGACTATCGGATGTACTGCTTCGCCAAGGCGTGA
- a CDS encoding LLM class F420-dependent oxidoreductase has translation MKFGIATFVNDDTIDTLSLARAIEERGFASLVIAEHTHIPASRESAYPMGGELPSIYYRTLDPFVTLAAAAAVTSSIELFTGIALLIQRDPITTAKEAASIDLISGGRFVFGVGAGWNIEELRDHGTDPKTRGALLDERIEAIKALWTTEPAEYHGKYVDFDASYQRPKPVQKPHPPIFIGGDSDATVKRVIRHDAGWLSNPLPLERLRHRIDQMREGSGRDVPLAMFGTPTDPDYWRAAEGLGFERLALLLPSRPLDESLRLLDDFAAKVDSYRG, from the coding sequence ATGAAGTTCGGAATCGCAACGTTCGTCAACGACGACACCATCGACACGTTGTCCTTGGCACGCGCGATCGAAGAGCGGGGTTTCGCCTCGCTGGTGATCGCCGAGCACACGCATATTCCGGCGAGTCGGGAGTCTGCCTACCCGATGGGCGGCGAACTGCCCTCGATCTACTACCGGACACTCGATCCGTTTGTGACGCTGGCCGCAGCGGCAGCGGTGACCTCGTCCATCGAGTTGTTCACCGGGATCGCGCTGCTCATCCAGCGCGATCCGATCACCACCGCAAAGGAAGCGGCCAGCATCGACTTGATCTCCGGCGGCCGCTTCGTGTTCGGCGTCGGTGCTGGCTGGAACATCGAGGAGCTACGCGATCACGGCACGGACCCGAAGACCCGCGGCGCGCTGCTCGACGAACGCATCGAGGCCATCAAAGCGCTGTGGACAACCGAACCCGCTGAGTACCACGGCAAGTACGTCGACTTCGACGCTTCCTACCAGCGCCCCAAGCCGGTTCAGAAACCGCACCCGCCGATCTTCATCGGTGGCGACTCGGATGCCACGGTCAAACGGGTGATTCGCCACGACGCCGGTTGGCTATCGAACCCGCTCCCGCTGGAGCGGCTACGCCATCGCATTGATCAGATGCGCGAGGGCAGCGGACGCGACGTGCCACTGGCAATGTTCGGCACACCGACCGACCCCGACTATTGGCGCGCGGCCGAGGGATTGGGCTTCGAACGGCTAGCACTGCTGTTGCCCAGCCGGCCGCTCGACGAATCGCTTCGGTTGCTCGATGACTTCGCCGCGAAGGTGGATAGCTACCGCGGCTGA
- a CDS encoding restriction endonuclease — protein sequence MKIAFIFLPLYFGLLLGFFTHRLALGLVGACCGLLFAGLIQPAYRRSRRRLHTQASIDEIDAMDGVEFEDYVAARMQHAGWEVSFTPAVGDYGVDLIAQKDGQYAAIQCKRYGKAIGVAAVQQVVAGARHHGCTRSIVVSNQEFTTAAKQLAYTHGCQLIGRKALQSWVPAPMGKTLRD from the coding sequence ATGAAGATCGCGTTCATCTTTCTCCCGCTCTACTTCGGGCTCCTTCTGGGCTTCTTCACGCACCGCTTGGCGCTAGGGCTGGTGGGTGCCTGTTGTGGGCTACTTTTCGCCGGCTTGATACAGCCGGCCTACCGTCGGTCGCGGCGCCGACTGCACACCCAGGCGAGCATCGACGAGATCGACGCGATGGACGGCGTGGAGTTTGAGGACTACGTCGCCGCACGCATGCAACACGCGGGCTGGGAGGTCAGCTTCACGCCCGCCGTGGGCGACTACGGCGTCGACCTGATCGCGCAAAAAGACGGCCAGTACGCGGCGATCCAGTGCAAGCGGTACGGAAAGGCGATCGGTGTCGCCGCCGTTCAGCAAGTGGTAGCGGGCGCGCGTCATCATGGGTGCACGCGCAGCATCGTGGTGAGCAATCAGGAGTTCACCACTGCCGCAAAGCAATTGGCCTACACCCACGGCTGCCAATTGATCGGCCGCAAGGCGCTGCAGAGCTGGGTTCCCGCGCCGATGGGAAAAACGTTGCGTGACTGA
- a CDS encoding CAP domain-containing protein, giving the protein MTMKVKVIVVFALGALFVTAPGTGTFAARADGPGAALYGGINRVRDGCGAVGSDPRLTEAAQRHADDMLRNGGNGHIGSDGSSPQVRITDAGYRTPYSGEVVFWGTGSAANPSKALDLWMQSPPHRAIILNCAYTTAGFATASDGNKMTIVGDFAA; this is encoded by the coding sequence ATGACGATGAAAGTCAAGGTTATCGTCGTGTTCGCGCTGGGCGCGTTGTTCGTAACCGCTCCCGGTACCGGGACTTTCGCTGCGCGCGCCGACGGTCCAGGGGCCGCGTTGTACGGCGGCATCAACCGGGTCCGCGACGGGTGCGGGGCGGTCGGTAGCGATCCGCGTTTGACCGAAGCTGCGCAACGGCACGCCGATGACATGCTGCGCAACGGTGGGAACGGTCATATCGGTTCGGACGGCTCGTCGCCGCAGGTGCGGATCACGGATGCGGGCTACCGGACCCCATACAGCGGTGAGGTCGTCTTCTGGGGCACCGGGTCCGCTGCGAATCCGAGCAAAGCGCTGGACTTGTGGATGCAAAGCCCTCCGCACCGTGCGATCATCCTGAACTGCGCGTACACCACGGCCGGCTTCGCCACCGCCTCAGACGGAAACAAAATGACCATCGTCGGCGACTTCGCCGCTTGA
- a CDS encoding HD family phosphohydrolase has product MTTPEILRSLPLADEILESHRWHARGDNTGYDAYKAHVYRIVNFARALTPSAPDLDDKLAIAAAFHDLAAFDTLDYLVPSIEAQDAWLQETGRESWSDELALVIAEHHRLSRYRSARPHAALVETFRRADLVDVSQGLIRFGIPSSYVKEVRTAFDAGVFFKRVVPSGALRAVRKRQLPGFLLPGNALVRSGHAGVDR; this is encoded by the coding sequence GTGACCACGCCGGAGATTCTCCGCAGCTTGCCCTTGGCCGACGAGATCCTCGAGTCTCACCGCTGGCACGCCCGCGGCGACAACACCGGCTACGACGCATACAAAGCGCACGTGTACCGCATCGTGAACTTCGCCCGCGCGCTCACTCCATCCGCGCCCGACCTCGACGACAAGCTCGCGATCGCCGCGGCATTTCATGACTTGGCCGCATTCGACACGCTCGACTATCTGGTGCCGTCGATAGAGGCGCAGGACGCATGGTTGCAAGAGACCGGCCGGGAGAGTTGGTCCGACGAGCTGGCGCTCGTCATTGCTGAACATCATCGACTCTCCAGATACCGCTCGGCCCGACCCCACGCAGCGCTGGTGGAGACCTTTCGGCGGGCTGACCTGGTTGACGTCAGCCAAGGCCTGATCCGATTCGGCATCCCGAGTTCCTACGTCAAGGAAGTACGCACAGCGTTTGACGCCGGTGTTTTCTTCAAGCGGGTGGTCCCTTCAGGGGCGCTGCGGGCGGTCCGAAAGCGCCAGCTGCCCGGGTTCTTGCTTCCCGGCAACGCGCTGGTTCGCTCCGGTCACGCAGGGGTCGATCGCTGA
- a CDS encoding FAD-dependent oxidoreductase — protein sequence MFTIEELAEIPLFSTLKEKELEYLAGAVEDIHLVAGEYVAHEGEGRSLAIVVEGKAELTKLVNGVEQVIGVRLPGEVGGEVPMTLGTPLPASMRAAEPSRVLKVTVEVFHTLAAMAPQISETVGAAALERIEMLRNATAQRREPAMSVIGPRVDPGVHKCDTFLHRNQIPYERLDPDDPAAVARTGGKASAYPVVALRDGTELVAPTMRAVATAAGLTVEPSREQYDVLIVGGGPAGLTAAVNGASEGLQTGLIESFAPGGQAGTSTRIENYTGFPFGVSGDELASRTLQQAKRLGAEIVVTRRVEGVDPTEMTVTLDGGTVLRTKSIILAMGVEWRRLHVDSIDRFVGSGVYYGAARSDAALAQGNDVYLIGAGNSAGQAAIFFSQHARSVTLLVRGESLTESMSQYLIEQIATKANIRVETRVEVVAGHGHEQLEAIEVTDRSTGISSRRDAKVLFVLIGAQAATDWLPPQVSRDQHGFVLTGTDAMKAGQWNADREPFALETSAPGIFAVGDIRSGSVKRVAASVGEGGVAIALVHRCLQFAD from the coding sequence ATGTTCACCATCGAAGAACTCGCCGAAATTCCGCTCTTCTCGACGCTGAAAGAGAAAGAACTGGAATACCTGGCCGGCGCCGTCGAGGACATCCACCTTGTCGCCGGGGAGTACGTGGCCCACGAGGGCGAAGGCCGATCCCTGGCAATCGTAGTCGAAGGTAAGGCCGAACTGACGAAGCTGGTGAATGGCGTTGAGCAGGTAATTGGCGTGCGACTTCCGGGTGAAGTCGGAGGTGAGGTCCCGATGACGCTCGGCACGCCGCTGCCCGCCAGCATGCGAGCCGCCGAGCCCTCGCGCGTACTGAAAGTGACGGTCGAGGTATTCCACACGCTGGCCGCCATGGCCCCCCAGATCTCCGAAACGGTCGGTGCCGCCGCGTTGGAGCGCATCGAGATGCTCAGAAACGCCACCGCGCAGCGACGCGAACCCGCGATGTCCGTGATCGGCCCGCGCGTGGACCCGGGAGTGCATAAGTGCGACACCTTCCTGCATCGCAACCAAATTCCCTACGAACGCCTAGACCCCGACGATCCCGCGGCTGTCGCACGCACCGGAGGCAAAGCCTCCGCGTATCCGGTTGTGGCGCTGCGCGATGGCACCGAGCTGGTTGCGCCGACGATGCGCGCCGTCGCGACCGCGGCCGGGCTCACGGTCGAACCAAGCCGTGAGCAGTACGACGTGCTGATCGTGGGCGGCGGGCCGGCGGGTCTGACCGCGGCGGTCAACGGCGCCTCCGAGGGCCTGCAGACCGGACTGATCGAATCCTTCGCCCCGGGTGGGCAGGCGGGCACCTCCACCCGGATCGAGAACTACACCGGATTCCCGTTCGGCGTCTCGGGCGACGAGCTCGCGAGCCGGACGCTGCAACAAGCGAAACGGTTGGGCGCCGAGATCGTCGTGACCCGTCGGGTCGAAGGCGTCGACCCAACCGAAATGACCGTCACGCTGGACGGGGGCACCGTGCTGCGAACGAAGTCGATCATCCTCGCGATGGGCGTGGAATGGCGCCGCCTGCACGTCGATTCGATCGATCGATTCGTCGGCTCGGGTGTCTATTACGGCGCGGCACGCAGCGACGCCGCTCTTGCGCAAGGCAACGACGTGTATCTGATCGGTGCGGGCAACTCGGCCGGCCAGGCCGCGATCTTCTTCTCGCAGCACGCCCGATCGGTCACGCTCCTGGTGCGGGGCGAGTCGCTCACCGAGAGCATGTCTCAGTACCTCATCGAGCAGATCGCAACGAAAGCCAACATCCGGGTGGAAACGCGAGTCGAGGTCGTCGCCGGCCACGGCCACGAACAACTCGAGGCGATCGAGGTCACCGACCGAAGCACCGGCATCTCGTCGCGACGGGACGCGAAGGTGCTGTTCGTCCTCATCGGGGCCCAGGCGGCGACGGATTGGCTCCCGCCGCAGGTCTCGCGCGACCAGCACGGCTTCGTCTTGACCGGAACCGACGCGATGAAGGCGGGACAGTGGAACGCCGATCGCGAGCCGTTCGCCCTCGAAACCAGTGCCCCAGGGATTTTCGCGGTCGGGGACATCCGCTCCGGATCGGTGAAGCGCGTCGCCGCATCCGTGGGTGAAGGCGGCGTCGCAATCGCCCTCGTGCACCGCTGCCTTCAGTTCGCTGACTAG
- a CDS encoding N-acetylmuramoyl-L-alanine amidase, with amino-acid sequence MTLHHEAVVLGDNRNAPGRLRQDQRYHQDQKGWVDIAYHVGIDRDGNIYELRTPQIAGDTATDYDTTGHFLVLCEGDFDQEVVSEAQLHSAALAFAWATQTFHIASDTLAGHRDLASTSCPGANLYAHLSSGDLKRRIEDLRTAGTVNLRSVCGPDAAATVAAIEAGH; translated from the coding sequence ATGACCCTGCATCACGAGGCCGTCGTCCTCGGCGACAACCGCAACGCCCCGGGTCGGCTCCGCCAAGATCAGCGCTACCACCAAGACCAAAAGGGATGGGTCGACATCGCCTATCACGTCGGCATCGACCGCGACGGCAACATCTATGAACTGCGCACGCCACAGATCGCCGGTGACACCGCGACGGACTACGACACGACGGGCCACTTCCTGGTCCTCTGCGAAGGAGACTTCGACCAAGAAGTCGTCTCCGAAGCTCAACTCCATTCCGCCGCACTCGCGTTCGCCTGGGCAACCCAAACGTTTCATATCGCGTCCGACACTCTGGCCGGCCATCGCGACCTGGCCTCGACCTCGTGCCCGGGTGCAAACCTGTACGCCCACCTCTCTTCTGGCGACCTCAAGCGGCGCATCGAAGATCTGCGTACAGCCGGAACAGTCAACCTCCGCAGCGTCTGTGGGCCCGACGCGGCCGCCACTGTCGCCGCCATCGAGGCTGGCCACTAG
- a CDS encoding limonene-1,2-epoxide hydrolase family protein, whose product MTTHDQHELLALEFFAAWGESFDAMCESFNALASEGVWDQRPIPKLTGPRQAVRFLRIAHRVLGLATIDVEILSIASNDDVVHTARIDRLRRADGTLIAAAPVAGVLTFDAGKITHWREYFDATGFLGQTIATSLAHPIRRLGRARRP is encoded by the coding sequence ATGACGACGCATGATCAGCATGAGCTGCTGGCGCTCGAATTCTTCGCGGCGTGGGGCGAGTCGTTCGACGCGATGTGCGAATCATTCAATGCGCTTGCCAGCGAAGGTGTCTGGGATCAACGCCCGATTCCCAAGCTCACCGGCCCGCGTCAAGCAGTGCGCTTTCTCCGCATCGCGCATCGGGTCTTGGGGCTTGCGACGATCGACGTCGAGATCCTCAGCATCGCCAGCAACGACGACGTCGTGCATACCGCGCGCATCGATCGCCTCAGGCGAGCCGACGGAACGCTCATTGCCGCCGCCCCGGTGGCCGGGGTGCTGACCTTCGATGCCGGGAAGATCACGCACTGGCGCGAATACTTCGATGCCACGGGATTCCTCGGGCAAACCATCGCGACCAGCCTGGCCCACCCGATACGCCGGCTGGGCCGCGCACGTCGCCCCTGA
- a CDS encoding cytochrome P450, producing MTVETDQHRSTRPPFDPVSISPVSFWQRTAEEREPHFKILRDERPLSWHPPLEGTLIPAPVDGVWAITRNEDIAYVSKHPEIFSSAQGVQIEAVPDDILDAAESFLGMDGARHSSLRRLISSVFTPRQVAAIQDQVTQQAVKIVDDLLGTSEGDFVEQVSKPLPMWTIYEMVGLPAERRDEAALHADGMVSWADADVAAGREPGAVVTDSLVGLLTLGLELAEERRAHPENDLMSRLVEAEVEGRCLTDDELGAFFVLLSVAGNDTTRNTMTLTTMALQQYPEQRQLLVDDFDGRIKCAIEEFVRWATPVMTFRRTVIQDTELHGQRISEGDWVVMMYSSGNRDERVFTDPNVFDIQRKPNPHVAFGGGGPHYCMGAFLAKMQLEAFFRELIFRAPTLRVGQPEYLTGNFVRAVKSLPYTLG from the coding sequence ATGACAGTCGAAACCGACCAACATCGTTCCACCCGTCCGCCGTTCGACCCGGTCAGCATCTCGCCGGTCAGCTTCTGGCAACGCACCGCCGAAGAACGCGAACCACATTTCAAGATCCTGCGCGACGAGCGCCCACTCAGCTGGCATCCTCCCCTTGAAGGCACACTGATCCCCGCGCCGGTTGACGGGGTCTGGGCGATTACCCGCAATGAGGACATCGCCTACGTCAGCAAGCATCCGGAGATCTTCTCGTCAGCCCAAGGGGTGCAGATCGAGGCTGTCCCCGACGACATCCTCGATGCCGCCGAATCGTTTCTGGGCATGGACGGCGCGAGGCACTCAAGCCTGCGACGGCTGATCAGTTCGGTGTTCACGCCGCGACAGGTGGCAGCGATTCAGGACCAGGTCACCCAGCAGGCCGTCAAAATTGTCGACGACCTCCTCGGCACCAGCGAAGGCGATTTCGTCGAGCAGGTGTCCAAGCCATTGCCGATGTGGACGATCTACGAAATGGTCGGTCTTCCCGCCGAGCGGCGCGACGAAGCGGCCCTGCACGCCGACGGCATGGTGTCCTGGGCCGACGCCGACGTCGCTGCCGGGCGCGAACCTGGTGCGGTGGTTACTGATTCGCTCGTGGGGCTTCTCACGCTCGGCCTTGAACTGGCCGAGGAACGGCGCGCGCATCCCGAGAACGACTTGATGTCGCGACTGGTGGAGGCCGAGGTCGAGGGCCGGTGTCTCACCGACGACGAACTGGGCGCTTTCTTTGTCCTTCTCTCCGTTGCCGGCAACGACACCACCCGCAACACGATGACGCTGACCACGATGGCCCTGCAGCAATACCCCGAGCAACGCCAACTGCTGGTCGACGACTTCGACGGCCGTATCAAATGCGCCATCGAGGAGTTTGTTCGTTGGGCGACCCCGGTGATGACGTTCCGCCGCACCGTCATCCAGGACACCGAGCTACACGGCCAGCGAATCAGCGAGGGCGACTGGGTCGTCATGATGTATTCGTCGGGCAACCGTGACGAACGAGTCTTCACCGACCCGAATGTCTTTGACATCCAACGCAAACCGAACCCCCACGTCGCGTTCGGCGGAGGCGGACCGCACTACTGTATGGGCGCATTTCTGGCGAAGATGCAACTGGAAGCCTTCTTCCGCGAACTGATCTTCCGCGCCCCGACGCTGCGCGTCGGTCAGCCCGAATACCTCACCGGGAATTTCGTGCGCGCCGTCAAATCCCTTCCCTACACTCTCGGCTGA